A stretch of DNA from Brevibacillus ruminantium:
TGACTACTGTGGCGATCCGGTCTGTTTCTTTTACTTTCAGCTCCTCCGCATCGCGGATCACCGTACGCCCTTTGGCTTGGGTTGCCATGACAGCGATAACCGGAATTTCATCAATTAACCGTGGAATGATTTCGCCGCCGATTTCTACGCCGTTTAGTTCTGAATACGTAACTTTCAGATCAGCGATTGGCTCTTCATTTACGATTCGCTCATTCAGGAGTTCGATTTGTCCCCCCATCTGCTTGACAACATCAAGTATGCCTGTGCGGCTTGGATTGATCCCTACGTTTTCGATCAGGAGAGAACTTCCTGGAACCATCATCACAGCCGCAATCATGTAAGCAGCCGAAGAAATATCGCCAGGGACCTGAATCGCTCTTCCTTTCAGCGATTGACCCCCTTCGACAGATACAGTGAGGCCATCACGCACCAGCTTCACGCCAAAAGCTGCCAGCATTCGCTCCGTATGATCGCGAGAAAGATGCGGCTCCGATACACTGGTCACACCTGAAGCCTGCAAACCGGCAAGCAAAATCGCCGATTTAATTTGAGCACTGGCAACCGGGGACTGGTAGGAGATGCCTTTCAGTCCGCCCCCGCGAATAGAAAGCGGTGTATACTCCCCATCTTTTCTTCCATCAATTTTAGCGCCCATCTCGCGAAGCGGGCCGATCACCCTGCGCATCGGTCTTTTTGCGATGGATTCATCCCCTTCCATCACACTGTGAAAGGGCTGGGTTGCCAAAATTCCCGACATCAACCGAATGGTCGTGCCGGAATTACCGACATCGAGATGCTGCATAGGTTCCTGCAACCCGTACCAACCTTTGCCGTGAACCGTTACGTGTTCCCCTTCTTGGGAAATTTCGATGCCCATGCGGCGGAAACAACTGATCGTGCTTAAACAGTCCGCTCCTGTCAAAAATCCTTCGATAGTCGTCGTCCCTTCTGCCAACGCACCAAACATGACGGCGCGATGTGAAATGGACTTATCCCCCGGAACCCGGACCACTCCGTTTATCTGAATAGCTTGTTGAACGCGAAGCACGGTTTCACTCCCCTTTTCTTCACCTGTATTTATGATTTGTTCCTTTCTCTTTATCATATGGTCGCACAGCAAAGCGTCTATGTCCAAAAGCGCGATCGTATGGATAAACTACTCTCTTCGGTATACCTTGTACCCAAAGTAATGAAGAAGTTCTTCGCCCTTTTCCAGGTCATTTTGACT
This window harbors:
- the aroA gene encoding 3-phosphoshikimate 1-carboxyvinyltransferase; this encodes MLRVQQAIQINGVVRVPGDKSISHRAVMFGALAEGTTTIEGFLTGADCLSTISCFRRMGIEISQEGEHVTVHGKGWYGLQEPMQHLDVGNSGTTIRLMSGILATQPFHSVMEGDESIAKRPMRRVIGPLREMGAKIDGRKDGEYTPLSIRGGGLKGISYQSPVASAQIKSAILLAGLQASGVTSVSEPHLSRDHTERMLAAFGVKLVRDGLTVSVEGGQSLKGRAIQVPGDISSAAYMIAAVMMVPGSSLLIENVGINPSRTGILDVVKQMGGQIELLNERIVNEEPIADLKVTYSELNGVEIGGEIIPRLIDEIPVIAVMATQAKGRTVIRDAEELKVKETDRIATVVSELTKLGAKITPTDDGMIIEGPTPLTGAVIDSLGDHRIGMAMAIAGLAAKGETIVENDEAILVSFPGFPEVLKRISTVK